The following proteins are encoded in a genomic region of Cyclonatronum proteinivorum:
- a CDS encoding GumC family protein: MELINSRPVISLVSFSLLRHDLQNPGRGFRPDTPEFEDLTPTARASLIDSLTYYIDSTQPLDLTEGYGLTVYNLMVAKGYEPEAVTNRSRIQRLGQSDYIQILVESENPRLSAFIANELADLFIKFYRFRQNQLLGVNIDFYLEQVRLREIQLDERSRRLQNFKVANSITNLYEQTKAIAVQVSDFEYLRQMETRTYRGAESLIDSLDVVLTDNSGRDFTEGRQAALNAQVAASRRQMSELNRRRVNAVIRGEMALADELEQQVAELRDLLHVSVSNMNTQAIADPRVAREQLITQRMLLALDREQARQALIYIDRELQRLANLTREFARLEAIQDTYVREIDLAERDYLSMLDRLNQFRLTQQQTINSGAQVEQIERAMPPRDPLPSKKILIILVAGAGSFGFALVSVFVIEYFDLTIKTARQLANALEKPVFGIIPGLEDDELDIPAMFAQSSSNLTIKATLSLVRHLRSNTLPYTEGRRLIISSTQPKTGKTFLSILLSYALAQTSRKVLLVDANMLSNKLTQTFQSEPALERYLRGEISLDEAVSPTTHENIFVLGCDISNLTINEIAPKAQVERAFEQLIEGYDSVIIDSTMLVKHNNTRELLPFADSIILAFAAGEVVNGLDRELVVELNEAPISFEGCILNKVELNQIEDVYGELNKKRSYPRRVFKQIIRGNIKGAFRFKRAADQID, from the coding sequence ATGGAGCTTATCAATTCCCGACCGGTTATCAGTCTCGTTTCGTTTTCTCTTTTAAGGCACGATCTGCAAAACCCGGGTCGTGGCTTCCGACCCGACACACCAGAATTTGAAGACCTAACCCCAACTGCGAGAGCAAGTCTTATAGATTCGCTAACGTACTATATAGATTCAACGCAACCACTTGACCTGACGGAAGGGTATGGCCTTACGGTTTACAACCTCATGGTTGCCAAAGGCTATGAGCCTGAAGCTGTTACAAACAGATCCAGAATTCAGCGGTTGGGGCAAAGTGATTACATTCAAATATTGGTCGAATCGGAAAACCCGCGACTTTCAGCGTTTATAGCCAATGAGCTTGCTGATTTATTCATAAAGTTCTATCGGTTCAGGCAAAATCAGCTGCTCGGAGTCAATATCGATTTTTACCTCGAACAGGTTCGCTTGCGCGAGATACAACTTGATGAGCGATCGCGGCGTCTTCAAAATTTTAAAGTAGCCAACAGCATTACGAACCTTTACGAACAAACCAAAGCCATTGCAGTTCAGGTTTCTGACTTTGAATACCTGCGGCAAATGGAGACGCGAACCTATCGGGGAGCCGAAAGCCTGATTGACAGTCTCGATGTAGTATTAACAGATAATTCCGGTCGTGATTTTACAGAGGGCAGACAAGCAGCACTTAATGCGCAGGTTGCGGCATCCCGCCGGCAAATGTCGGAGCTTAACCGCCGACGCGTAAACGCTGTGATTCGGGGTGAGATGGCTCTGGCTGATGAACTCGAGCAGCAGGTTGCGGAGTTACGCGATTTGCTCCATGTCTCTGTTTCTAATATGAACACGCAGGCCATTGCCGACCCAAGGGTTGCCCGCGAGCAGCTCATTACGCAGCGAATGCTGCTGGCGCTCGATCGCGAACAGGCAAGGCAAGCCCTGATTTATATTGACAGGGAGCTGCAGCGACTCGCCAATCTCACACGGGAGTTTGCCCGTTTGGAAGCCATTCAGGATACCTATGTTAGGGAAATTGATCTGGCAGAGCGGGATTATCTTTCCATGCTCGACCGTCTGAACCAATTCCGGCTCACGCAGCAACAGACCATTAACAGCGGTGCGCAGGTCGAACAGATAGAACGTGCCATGCCGCCCCGCGATCCGCTGCCATCCAAAAAGATTCTCATTATCCTGGTTGCCGGGGCGGGTAGCTTTGGATTTGCCCTCGTTTCCGTTTTCGTCATAGAGTATTTCGACCTGACGATTAAAACGGCACGTCAGCTGGCAAATGCCCTTGAGAAACCGGTATTTGGTATCATTCCCGGTTTGGAAGACGATGAGCTTGATATACCGGCAATGTTTGCGCAGTCAAGTTCAAACCTTACCATTAAGGCTACCTTATCTCTTGTCAGGCATCTTAGAAGCAACACCCTGCCGTATACGGAAGGCAGGCGTTTGATTATTTCAAGTACGCAGCCTAAAACGGGTAAGACATTTCTATCCATTTTATTAAGCTATGCGCTTGCCCAAACAAGCCGAAAGGTATTGCTGGTAGACGCCAACATGCTGAGCAATAAGCTTACGCAAACCTTTCAAAGTGAGCCGGCGCTGGAACGGTATCTTCGTGGTGAAATAAGCCTTGATGAAGCGGTAAGCCCGACAACACATGAAAATATATTTGTGCTGGGTTGCGATATTTCAAACCTGACCATTAATGAAATCGCCCCTAAAGCGCAAGTTGAGCGGGCTTTTGAACAACTGATTGAAGGGTACGACAGCGTCATCATTGATTCAACCATGCTGGTTAAGCATAACAATACCAGGGAGCTCTTACCTTTTGCCGATAGCATCATCCTTGCATTTGCAGCTGGTGAAGTAGTTAATGGTTTGGATCGTGAGCTGGTTGTTGAGCTAAATGAAGCTCCAATATCCTTTGAGGGCTGTATTCTCAATAAAGTTGAGCTTAATCAGATCGAGGATGTATATGGAGAGCTAAATAAAAAGCGCAGCTATCCGCGTCGCGTGTTTAAGCAAATCATTCGGGGGAATATCAAAGGTGCATTCCGGTTTAAGCGGGCTGCTGATCAAATTGATTAA
- a CDS encoding glycosyltransferase, giving the protein MPVSESDRAMASGMADEGQSDQETGIVCVITAYKEKEFAFLLVDSLLKQKYGKFHIYLVADRCEAEDSDPKNQKLSILYPDAPLDSKVSSLRMAMSEIDASVYPYTLVFDPDNLAHPKYLQELNALLMQGYKAVQTRRTAKNLNTNMACIDAAGEHYYHITQRLAPFRLGSSATIAGSGMAIETSLYSQLLDETQKSFAEGEVIVAEDKILQNHLIELGHIIAYAPNAVLYDEKVVSAAQVQRQRTRWINSWFGYFKEALSLAGFGVKRASSNALLFGLMISTPPLFLMLLAGGFLAVLSWLLTPSFAPWMSAAVLIFGLTFMVSLMLAQADRRIWKALVSVPLFIFRQLMAMLNIKKANTSFMETTHEKRLTIEEVIFDIGEFKRVKG; this is encoded by the coding sequence ATGCCCGTGAGTGAATCAGACCGTGCGATGGCCTCAGGTATGGCAGATGAAGGGCAAAGCGATCAGGAAACAGGTATTGTCTGCGTCATTACCGCCTACAAAGAGAAAGAATTTGCGTTTTTGCTGGTTGATTCCCTCCTCAAACAAAAATACGGCAAGTTTCATATTTATCTGGTAGCTGATCGCTGTGAAGCTGAAGACAGTGACCCTAAAAACCAGAAGCTTAGCATTCTATACCCTGATGCACCGCTCGATTCCAAAGTAAGCTCGCTCAGGATGGCGATGTCAGAAATTGATGCAAGCGTATACCCGTACACCCTGGTTTTTGATCCGGATAACCTTGCTCATCCTAAATATTTACAAGAACTGAATGCATTACTGATGCAGGGCTACAAAGCTGTCCAGACGCGTCGTACAGCCAAAAACCTGAATACCAACATGGCCTGCATTGATGCCGCAGGCGAGCACTACTATCACATCACGCAGCGGCTCGCGCCATTCAGACTTGGCAGTTCAGCGACTATTGCAGGCTCTGGTATGGCCATAGAAACAAGCCTGTACAGCCAACTGCTTGATGAAACGCAGAAAAGCTTTGCGGAAGGGGAAGTGATCGTTGCCGAAGACAAAATCCTGCAAAATCACCTGATTGAGCTGGGGCATATCATTGCATACGCGCCCAATGCGGTGCTTTACGACGAGAAAGTAGTTTCGGCCGCACAAGTGCAGCGTCAGCGGACCCGATGGATAAACTCCTGGTTCGGGTATTTCAAAGAAGCCCTTTCGCTTGCGGGCTTTGGTGTAAAACGGGCTTCATCCAACGCACTTCTGTTTGGGCTGATGATATCAACGCCCCCTCTTTTTCTGATGCTGCTCGCGGGTGGTTTTCTGGCTGTGTTAAGCTGGCTTTTAACCCCGTCTTTTGCCCCATGGATGAGCGCTGCCGTACTTATATTTGGACTAACATTTATGGTATCCCTGATGCTTGCACAGGCGGACCGACGCATTTGGAAAGCCCTCGTATCCGTGCCCTTGTTCATCTTCAGGCAGCTCATGGCTATGCTGAACATCAAAAAGGCCAATACTTCTTTTATGGAAACTACCCATGAAAAGAGACTTACGATTGAAGAAGTCATATTCGATATCGGAGAATTTAAACGTGTTAAAGGCTAA
- a CDS encoding O-antigen ligase family protein — MSDFIIDTRKETPEHKNKFEFLKWWIYKVTIREKLQNPAGLIFFSFAAVFMGVVAGKLGLVPMVLVAGAAIGLPVGLGVVFNLKFGVILLYVLLFTVLGLTRLIPGIPFGISFDAITVGLLFGLIVKQATERDWSFARHPIGIIVLIWILYNIALVANPWAASRLAWVYTIRSIAAIMILYFILLYTIDSVDFLKLLIYLWLGMAFVGALYGIYQDIFGLMAFEWAWLTADPVRFRRYYQFGNVRVWSYFSGPMVFGVLMSLSAVATAYMAGTVRSLGLKLVYIFAAFIMLYGMIVSGTRAAYVVPIIAIVTFVIFSGDKRILVASAIGGFLFMSFINIPFSNDRIRQFQSAFKPGDDSSFEVRQQNQAFIKPFIRSHPIGGGLGSTGVWGQRFSPHSPLSQFPPDSGFVRTAVEAGWIGLLIFNTLLFFIAYEGIKNYFRIRDPDLQTIQLMFIAVLFGLILTNYPQETIGSPPINAVFFLCAAGVTNILKIDNKLALDRQRRRDLGEEVEEEPHLIEQQSFLDSLFNKKK; from the coding sequence ATGTCTGACTTTATTATTGATACCCGAAAAGAGACGCCTGAGCACAAAAATAAGTTTGAATTCCTTAAGTGGTGGATTTATAAGGTAACCATCAGGGAAAAGCTTCAGAATCCTGCGGGACTAATATTCTTTTCGTTTGCAGCTGTGTTTATGGGCGTGGTAGCTGGTAAACTTGGTCTTGTACCAATGGTGCTGGTAGCCGGTGCGGCTATAGGTTTACCTGTAGGACTTGGGGTTGTATTTAATCTCAAGTTCGGTGTTATCTTGCTCTACGTGCTTTTATTTACCGTTCTTGGTTTAACACGCCTAATCCCGGGTATTCCATTTGGTATTTCCTTCGACGCTATAACTGTAGGCTTGCTATTTGGGCTTATTGTAAAACAGGCTACAGAGCGGGACTGGTCATTTGCCCGGCACCCCATCGGGATCATTGTGCTGATCTGGATATTGTACAACATAGCACTTGTAGCCAACCCTTGGGCAGCATCACGCCTTGCATGGGTGTACACCATCCGGAGTATTGCTGCAATTATGATTCTGTATTTCATCCTGCTTTACACCATTGACTCGGTTGATTTCCTCAAACTTCTCATCTATTTATGGCTGGGAATGGCTTTTGTTGGAGCCCTGTACGGCATTTATCAGGATATCTTTGGGCTTATGGCGTTTGAGTGGGCCTGGTTAACGGCGGATCCCGTAAGGTTCAGGCGCTATTATCAGTTTGGGAACGTGAGGGTGTGGTCCTACTTCTCGGGACCCATGGTCTTTGGCGTGCTCATGTCGTTGAGTGCGGTAGCAACTGCATATATGGCTGGTACGGTAAGAAGTCTGGGCTTAAAACTGGTATATATCTTTGCAGCCTTTATAATGCTGTACGGTATGATCGTCTCCGGAACCCGCGCCGCCTATGTCGTGCCTATTATAGCGATTGTCACCTTTGTGATTTTTAGTGGAGATAAGCGTATCCTCGTTGCTTCGGCCATAGGCGGGTTTTTGTTTATGAGCTTTATCAATATCCCTTTCAGTAACGACCGCATCCGGCAGTTTCAGAGTGCCTTCAAGCCGGGGGATGATTCCTCCTTTGAAGTCCGGCAACAGAATCAGGCTTTTATCAAGCCGTTTATCCGATCCCACCCGATCGGGGGCGGACTCGGAAGTACGGGGGTTTGGGGGCAGCGTTTTTCCCCGCACTCGCCGCTCTCGCAGTTCCCGCCTGACAGCGGATTTGTGCGAACAGCGGTAGAAGCGGGCTGGATTGGTCTCCTGATTTTTAACACCCTGCTTTTTTTTATTGCTTACGAAGGAATTAAAAATTATTTCAGAATTCGGGATCCTGACCTGCAAACGATTCAGCTGATGTTTATTGCTGTTTTATTCGGGTTAATTTTGACAAATTATCCCCAGGAAACGATTGGCTCACCGCCTATAAATGCTGTATTTTTCCTCTGCGCGGCCGGGGTTACAAACATTCTGAAAATTGATAATAAACTGGCACTCGACAGGCAACGCAGGCGTGATCTCGGGGAGGAAGTCGAAGAGGAACCCCATCTTATTGAACAGCAGTCTTTCCTGGATTCTTTATTCAATAAAAAGAAGTAG
- a CDS encoding glycosyltransferase family 2 protein: MSEFPLVSIISVNFNGLAYTLQMIASVRQVTWPNVEIIVVDNASKEDPAEIESRFPEVKLIRSDENLGFAGANNLGVAAAKGDYFIFLNNDTEVDPDFIGPLVAEFQKDPKVGMASPKIIFDEEGRRRIIQFAGTPGINKFTMREGHSGHGEEDKGQHDVVRDTELVHGAAMMVSREVAEKVGLMPDIFFLYYEEHDWCEMTKRAGYKARYVGTSKIYHKESLTVGKNSVIKSFYMVRGRLLYMRRNTKGLEYLSSLLFFVIAAFPKNTLLLLLQREFKLLKAYWQGVFWHLGRTNVKQNPQLITDSSGNASVTNLSGERIRKF; encoded by the coding sequence ATGAGTGAATTTCCGCTGGTATCCATCATATCTGTGAATTTCAATGGTCTGGCTTATACCCTGCAGATGATTGCGTCCGTACGGCAGGTAACATGGCCAAATGTTGAAATCATCGTGGTCGATAATGCATCAAAAGAGGATCCTGCGGAAATTGAATCCCGCTTTCCTGAAGTGAAACTTATTCGCAGTGATGAAAATCTTGGTTTTGCAGGAGCAAACAACCTCGGCGTAGCTGCTGCCAAAGGAGACTATTTTATCTTTCTGAACAATGATACCGAAGTTGATCCGGACTTTATCGGTCCGCTTGTGGCTGAGTTTCAAAAAGACCCTAAGGTCGGGATGGCATCTCCCAAAATTATTTTTGATGAAGAAGGCAGGCGTCGCATTATTCAGTTCGCAGGCACGCCGGGCATCAATAAGTTCACCATGCGGGAAGGGCACAGCGGGCACGGGGAAGAAGATAAGGGGCAGCACGATGTTGTGCGTGATACCGAGCTGGTGCACGGGGCAGCCATGATGGTCTCCCGTGAAGTAGCTGAAAAAGTGGGTCTCATGCCCGATATTTTCTTTTTGTATTACGAGGAGCATGACTGGTGCGAAATGACCAAGCGCGCTGGTTACAAAGCGCGATATGTTGGCACTTCCAAAATTTACCACAAAGAGTCACTCACCGTCGGTAAAAACTCTGTTATCAAATCCTTTTATATGGTGCGTGGCCGCCTGCTTTACATGCGCCGAAACACTAAGGGTCTGGAATATTTATCGAGCCTGCTTTTCTTTGTGATTGCAGCTTTCCCAAAAAATACGCTCTTATTGCTGCTACAGCGCGAATTTAAACTTTTGAAAGCATACTGGCAGGGCGTATTCTGGCATCTTGGGCGCACGAATGTAAAGCAAAATCCGCAGCTCATTACCGATTCATCCGGAAACGCAAGCGTGACCAATCTTTCGGGTGAGCGCATTCGCAAATTCTGA
- a CDS encoding nitroreductase family protein, with protein sequence MALYDIKIYVQNNWLLPIVHKHPKLADLYYFLFSSDFSREHQKVLKGKYMHLQALKEKKPNAFHLRRQVHRIEKGLIMKNRRSVFARDYIGDTVKNYEVLSNHVAAGGDIDTELLKWASNVLQAYFDAVDTSHAEIKPAYEQFQAIQHKIDFNPKQIDYVPYKRIQGTKSNVSYEDFLKLTQQRRSVRYFQQKEVPYELIEKAVSAATYSPSACNRQPFEFRIFTDEQMKNLVGAIPMGIRPFYQNIPVMILLVGKLSAYLSERDRHVIYLDGGLFSMSFVLALETLGLSSVTINWPDIEYLEQKMENLIGVADDERVLMCIGVGFADPEGGIPFSQKKTPDQLLKRNIIRDANAGA encoded by the coding sequence ATGGCACTTTACGACATTAAAATTTATGTGCAAAACAACTGGCTGCTGCCGATTGTGCACAAACATCCCAAACTGGCCGACCTGTACTATTTTCTTTTTTCGAGTGATTTTTCCCGCGAGCACCAAAAAGTACTGAAGGGCAAATACATGCACCTTCAGGCGCTGAAAGAGAAAAAGCCCAATGCCTTTCACTTAAGGCGTCAGGTTCACCGGATTGAGAAAGGGCTCATTATGAAAAACCGCCGCAGCGTCTTTGCCCGCGATTACATCGGCGATACGGTAAAAAACTATGAGGTGCTTTCCAATCACGTTGCAGCCGGAGGTGATATTGATACCGAACTTCTGAAATGGGCATCGAACGTGCTGCAGGCTTATTTCGATGCAGTCGACACCAGTCATGCCGAAATAAAGCCAGCTTATGAACAGTTTCAGGCTATTCAGCACAAAATTGATTTCAATCCCAAGCAAATTGATTATGTGCCTTACAAGCGGATTCAGGGTACCAAAAGCAATGTGAGCTATGAGGACTTCCTCAAACTCACCCAACAGCGACGCTCCGTGCGATACTTCCAGCAAAAGGAAGTGCCGTATGAGCTCATTGAAAAGGCAGTAAGTGCAGCAACGTATTCACCTTCAGCCTGTAACCGGCAGCCATTTGAGTTCCGGATCTTTACGGATGAGCAAATGAAAAACCTCGTCGGCGCGATCCCAATGGGCATCCGGCCATTTTATCAGAACATCCCGGTGATGATTCTGCTCGTGGGCAAACTCAGTGCATACCTCAGCGAGCGCGACCGGCACGTGATTTATCTCGATGGCGGTCTCTTTTCCATGAGCTTCGTGCTTGCCCTTGAAACCCTGGGACTGAGCTCGGTGACCATCAACTGGCCGGATATTGAGTACCTCGAGCAAAAAATGGAAAACCTGATTGGCGTAGCCGATGATGAGCGGGTGCTGATGTGCATTGGCGTAGGCTTTGCCGACCCGGAAGGCGGCATCCCGTTCTCACAGAAAAAAACGCCAGATCAACTTCTAAAACGGAACATCATCCGTGACGCAAACGCCGGGGCCTGA
- a CDS encoding lipopolysaccharide biosynthesis protein: MTQTPGPDPHQKWFDREHLGQDLKGKSVKGGLRTVGAQLFSFIINIVTTIFLARLLLPEDYGLVAMVTSFTGFILMFKDLGMAQAIIQMDGLNQRLVSMVFWFNFLVSILLALIIIAMGPLLVWFYDEPLLLGITFYYSLAAIFGGLSTQHQALLSRQMHFKELSEITIAASFFSLMPALWMAYAGYGYWALVAINVLNPAIAAVLLWFRCDWRPNWTGIDWSIKDFIGFGAGVSGFNMINYFSRNLDNILIGRQIGSDALGLYSKAYQLLMLPITQLRDPLNAVATPALSSLHKQPEKYRHYYEQYLFLLAFFSMPIVAFLFVTADDIILFLLGPNWVEAAIIFQLLAITAFIQPTASTRGMVMLSCGLSTRFFFWGLWNAIFVTIAFVVGMYYGGLNGLVIGYAIVNYLILIPSLMYCFKNTPVRVADFFKTVAAPGLISILSAAALYQLVAIELDIHLFLQIILYAAVFGVLYLALWFPIGALRSRILGIVDLVKSLLNKKL, translated from the coding sequence GTGACGCAAACGCCGGGGCCTGATCCGCATCAAAAATGGTTCGACCGTGAACATCTCGGTCAGGACCTGAAGGGGAAGTCCGTGAAAGGCGGCCTGCGAACGGTCGGGGCACAGCTGTTTTCGTTTATCATCAACATCGTGACGACCATCTTCCTGGCGCGCCTGCTGCTGCCCGAAGATTACGGTCTTGTCGCGATGGTGACCTCGTTTACCGGCTTCATCCTCATGTTCAAGGATCTGGGGATGGCACAGGCCATAATTCAGATGGACGGGCTGAATCAGCGGCTGGTGAGCATGGTGTTCTGGTTCAATTTCCTGGTGAGCATCCTGCTCGCGCTCATCATCATTGCGATGGGGCCGCTGCTCGTTTGGTTTTATGATGAGCCGTTGCTGCTGGGCATCACCTTCTATTACTCGCTTGCTGCGATTTTCGGCGGGCTTTCCACGCAGCATCAGGCTCTTTTGAGCCGGCAAATGCACTTCAAAGAGCTGTCAGAAATCACCATAGCGGCCTCATTTTTCAGCCTCATGCCCGCCCTTTGGATGGCCTACGCCGGATACGGCTACTGGGCCTTGGTCGCCATCAACGTGCTTAATCCTGCTATTGCAGCCGTGCTGCTTTGGTTCCGGTGCGACTGGCGTCCTAACTGGACGGGAATAGATTGGTCCATCAAAGATTTTATCGGATTCGGAGCCGGCGTTTCCGGCTTCAACATGATAAACTACTTTTCGCGCAACCTCGATAATATTCTGATTGGTCGTCAGATCGGTTCCGACGCTTTGGGCTTATACAGCAAAGCCTATCAGCTGCTGATGCTGCCTATCACGCAGCTCCGCGATCCTCTCAACGCTGTTGCGACACCTGCGCTCAGCTCGCTGCATAAACAGCCCGAAAAGTACCGTCACTACTACGAACAGTACCTGTTTCTGCTGGCTTTTTTCTCTATGCCGATTGTTGCGTTCCTGTTCGTCACCGCCGATGACATCATCCTGTTTTTGCTCGGTCCGAACTGGGTTGAAGCGGCCATCATCTTTCAGCTGCTGGCTATTACGGCCTTCATTCAGCCTACGGCAAGTACCCGCGGCATGGTGATGCTTTCCTGCGGACTCTCCACCCGGTTCTTTTTCTGGGGACTTTGGAATGCGATATTTGTGACCATCGCCTTTGTTGTTGGTATGTATTATGGCGGGCTAAACGGTCTTGTAATTGGTTATGCTATAGTGAACTACCTTATTCTGATACCTTCTCTGATGTATTGCTTTAAAAATACACCGGTTCGGGTTGCTGATTTTTTCAAAACAGTTGCAGCACCTGGCTTAATCTCCATACTTTCAGCTGCGGCACTGTATCAGCTTGTCGCAATAGAACTCGACATTCATCTTTTCCTTCAAATCATCCTTTATGCTGCGGTATTCGGTGTATTGTATCTTGCACTATGGTTCCCGATCGGGGCCTTGCGCAGCCGCATTCTTGGGATTGTTGACCTTGTTAAATCACTGCTAAACAAAAAACTATGA
- a CDS encoding polysaccharide pyruvyl transferase family protein has product MSKPSFLIVGANFTNKGAEAMLKTVQHKILQRYEDAVIYAICHENESELASMQGIIPLYVDRSSLGIFMGKVAGKLRKTFKLKSKPYADYTPAEKLPQIKNLKTAIDVSGFAYGDKGGYIQPLETLKVMDFCKKSDAPYIFMPQAWGGFSDPQVAANCRKMLSRTDTFFARDEVSRTYLANLLQKPAKDMYLLPDIAFHFPIPTLDGKKILADCGYENPLDRPVLGISPNMRIYEKYPERGPENEYLKLLLNVIESLKNSYHIVLIPNEIRPEGAQERDDAYLCKTLYEAIPANENVTLISGYRSAEEIKAIIRETDLLIASRFHSLIFALSLGIACMAISWSHKYRELFALFEMEHYVVEHKDMNTKYVLELFDELQNERGALETKISKILPELKAKNEGVFDFL; this is encoded by the coding sequence ATGAGTAAGCCATCATTTCTGATTGTAGGTGCCAATTTCACCAATAAAGGCGCGGAAGCCATGCTGAAAACGGTGCAGCATAAGATCCTGCAGCGCTATGAAGACGCAGTTATTTACGCCATCTGCCACGAAAACGAGTCAGAGCTTGCAAGCATGCAGGGCATCATCCCGCTATATGTAGACCGGTCTTCCCTCGGAATTTTTATGGGTAAGGTGGCCGGGAAGCTCCGAAAAACCTTCAAGCTCAAATCTAAGCCTTACGCCGATTATACCCCGGCGGAAAAGCTTCCGCAGATCAAAAACCTCAAAACGGCCATTGATGTAAGCGGATTTGCCTACGGTGACAAAGGCGGATACATTCAGCCGCTTGAAACCTTGAAAGTGATGGATTTCTGTAAAAAATCAGATGCGCCGTATATTTTCATGCCACAGGCATGGGGTGGCTTCAGCGATCCGCAGGTAGCTGCAAACTGTCGCAAAATGCTCAGCCGAACCGATACTTTTTTTGCACGTGATGAAGTCAGCCGCACCTACCTCGCCAATCTGCTGCAAAAACCGGCCAAAGATATGTACCTGCTGCCTGATATTGCCTTTCATTTTCCTATTCCAACCCTCGACGGAAAAAAAATCCTGGCGGATTGCGGCTATGAAAACCCGCTTGACAGGCCGGTGCTTGGCATTTCCCCGAACATGCGCATTTACGAGAAATACCCTGAGCGCGGCCCTGAAAACGAGTATCTGAAGCTGTTGTTAAATGTTATTGAAAGCCTGAAAAACAGCTACCACATCGTACTTATACCCAACGAAATTCGGCCGGAAGGCGCGCAGGAGCGTGATGATGCCTATCTGTGTAAAACCCTGTACGAAGCCATTCCGGCCAATGAAAATGTGACGCTCATTAGCGGATACCGGTCTGCTGAAGAAATTAAGGCCATCATCCGGGAAACAGATTTATTAATCGCCTCTCGCTTCCACAGCCTGATTTTTGCCCTAAGTCTCGGGATAGCCTGCATGGCCATCAGCTGGAGCCATAAGTACCGTGAACTTTTCGCGCTGTTTGAAATGGAACACTATGTAGTCGAGCACAAGGATATGAACACAAAATATGTGCTTGAGCTTTTCGATGAACTGCAAAACGAACGGGGCGCACTCGAAACGAAAATCAGCAAGATCCTGCCTGAGTTGAAGGCTAAAAATGAAGGCGTATTTGATTTCCTGTGA
- a CDS encoding glycosyltransferase, protein MTKSTGMQQNLPIVMISMSRWDGDFSSAAWSIARTFAQSQPVIYVDYPYTFADFVRERKQPSVQARQQALLFGKGGLKKLEQFAPHLYALTPPLMLPCNSFEDGALYRTLQNRNNKVLARSILKALKSLGFRDFVFYNSFNPLYLTTLPKGFRPKAVLYQSRDNIRALEPYLRKHGAGGEITAIQNADVSFATSRQLQRDLAELSGEEVEYLPNAASFGTFRKAYEDDLPRPMDLAEIRGPIIGYTGNICHRQNYDILQRVCEVHADKNVVLVGPRNHAGHTDIDLDAIPNLHFLGPKKIDDLPAYLAHFDALILPFKCNEVTKSIYPLKINEYLASGKPVIATPFSEDIQSFGDVIALADGPDAFAAAITEALTANTSEKARKRYERASQNTWEQRVEQIRAWMGDVMG, encoded by the coding sequence ATGACTAAATCAACCGGAATGCAACAAAACCTGCCTATCGTAATGATCAGCATGAGCCGTTGGGACGGCGACTTCTCCTCCGCAGCATGGTCGATTGCGCGCACTTTCGCGCAATCGCAGCCGGTGATTTATGTGGATTACCCCTACACTTTCGCCGATTTCGTGCGGGAGCGGAAACAGCCGAGCGTACAGGCCCGGCAGCAGGCGCTTCTGTTTGGCAAAGGCGGCCTCAAAAAACTTGAGCAGTTTGCCCCGCACCTCTACGCGCTTACGCCGCCACTCATGCTTCCCTGTAACAGTTTTGAGGACGGCGCACTTTACCGCACCCTTCAAAACCGCAACAACAAAGTACTTGCCCGCAGTATCCTCAAGGCCCTGAAATCTCTTGGCTTCCGCGATTTTGTGTTCTACAACTCCTTTAACCCGCTCTACCTGACTACGCTGCCTAAAGGGTTCAGGCCTAAAGCCGTGCTGTATCAGTCGCGCGACAACATCCGCGCACTTGAGCCTTATCTGCGCAAGCACGGCGCGGGCGGTGAAATCACGGCCATCCAAAACGCGGATGTCAGCTTTGCGACCTCGCGGCAGTTGCAGCGTGACCTCGCGGAGCTCTCCGGCGAAGAAGTCGAATACCTGCCCAATGCCGCAAGTTTCGGCACCTTCCGCAAAGCTTACGAAGATGATCTGCCCCGCCCTATGGATTTAGCCGAAATCCGCGGTCCGATCATTGGCTACACCGGCAACATTTGTCACCGGCAAAATTACGACATCCTGCAGCGGGTCTGTGAAGTTCACGCGGATAAAAATGTCGTGCTTGTCGGGCCCCGCAATCACGCGGGTCACACCGATATTGACCTCGATGCCATCCCCAACCTGCACTTTTTGGGTCCCAAAAAGATTGACGATCTCCCTGCCTACCTCGCACACTTCGACGCGCTCATTTTACCCTTCAAATGCAACGAAGTCACCAAGAGCATTTACCCGCTGAAAATCAACGAATACCTCGCCTCCGGAAAGCCCGTGATTGCAACGCCTTTCTCCGAGGACATTCAGTCATTCGGCGATGTCATCGCCCTCGCCGACGGACCTGATGCCTTTGCTGCGGCCATCACCGAAGCCCTTACGGCCAACACATCTGAAAAAGCGCGTAAGCGTTACGAGCGCGCATCCCAAAACACCTGGGAGCAGCGGGTTGAACAAATCCGGGCGTGGATGGGCGATGTGATGGGGTAA